The following are from one region of the Epinephelus fuscoguttatus linkage group LG11, E.fuscoguttatus.final_Chr_v1 genome:
- the LOC125896613 gene encoding uncharacterized protein LOC125896613, with translation MFSLCQRGFPPGALTCSPRVSVGFLQVLRHVLPVSAWVSSRCSHMFSLCQRGFPPGALTCSPCVSVGFLQVLRHVLPVSAWVSSRCSHMFSLCQRGFPPGALTCSPCVSVGFLQVLPHVLPVSAWVSSRCSDMFSLCQRGFPPGAPTCSPRVSVGFLQVLPHVLPVSAWVSSRCSDMFSPCQRGFPPGALTCSPRVSVGFLQVLQLQGRGTVRSLGRGC, from the exons atgttctccctgtgtcagcgtgggtttcctccaggtgctctgacatgttctccccgtgtcagcgtgggtttcctccaggtgctccgacatgttctccctgtgtcagcgtgggtttcctccaggtgctcccacatgttctccctgtgtcagcgtgggtttcctccag gtgctctgacatgttctccctgtgtcagtgtgggtttcctccaggtgctccgacatgttctccctgtgtcagcgtgggtttcctccag gtgctcccacatgttctccctgtgtcagcgtgggtttcctccag gtgctctgacatgttctccctgtgtcagcgtgggtttcctccaggtgctcccacatgttctccccgtgtcagcgtgggtttcctccaggtgctctgacatgttctccctgtgtcagcgtgggtttcctccag gtgctcccacatgttctccccgtgtcagcgtgggtttcctccaggtgctcccacatgttctccccgtgtcagcgtgggtttcctccag gtgctctgacatgttctccccgtgtcagcgtgggtttcctccaggtgctctgacatgttctccccgtgtcagcgtgggtttcctccaggtgctccagcttcaaGGCAGAGGCACCGTGAGGTCTCTGGGCCGTGGCTGCTGA